A DNA window from Streptomyces sp. CA-278952 contains the following coding sequences:
- a CDS encoding DNA polymerase III subunit alpha, with protein sequence MAVFTHLHVASGFSARYGASHPQDLVRRAAELGMGALALTDRDSVTGAVRHAKACLSAGIRPIFGVDLAVPAFDTAKAPRRSRTPVRGGGHVAEPRLRITLLAGSVSGWARICRLVSAAYARPVDGFPVASWEALREGLGEDVVAILGPASEPVRALAAGRPDVAERLLVPWREIAGQGLLRLEAVAYGLPGLGAGSVRLAAHTLALGDRLGIPTVLTNAVRYERREQHRLADVLDAARLLRPISRRGALDPGERYLKSGAEMDEVAEQVAAAASAPAGRGRRLIEETAATAEQCTVDPVRDLGLGRAHFPEPHVAGAGTRPGDGMRLLRQRSEAGMTARGLDRDVRAMDRLGYELGVIERLGYEAYFLAVAQVVADVRSMGIRVAARGSGAGSMVNHSLFIATANPLSHRLLFERFLSERRTALPDIDLDVESDRRLEVYDRIFERFGSERVAVTGMPETYRARHALRDTGLALGIRPQTVDRIAKSFPHIRACDIGSALSELPELRQLAAEADQYGPLWELAEGLDALPRGFAMHPCGVILSDASLLGRLPVQPAPGGAYPTVQADKHDVEDLGLLKLDVLGVRMQSAMAHSVAEIRRTTGRHIDLDSPDHVDLADEPTFELIRSTKVLGCFQLESPGQQDLIARLQPRHMQDVIADISLFRPGPVAGGMPAKFIAARHGAEEPRYPHPDLVPIMDDTYGVVIWHEQIMMILATMTGCDRAAADVARRALADAGRLPKVEAWFRRCAGERGYTPDVIGEVWDIVKEFGAYGFCRAHAVAFAVPAVQSAWLKTHYPAAFFAGLLQHDPGMWAPRVLVQDAKQFGVAILPVDVNTSRSAHSVEPTANGWGVRLALSTVRGITEAESARIEAGQPYAGLQDLWLRARPSLPLAQRLIKIGALAPLQGGLTRRDLLLQATELHRSARNRTTIDGQLPLGDETHAGEPAGLPEMTGRDVTSAEIDVLSIDVSRHLLEHHHRLLAELGATDAHHVQAMHRGQQVLVAGVRASTQTPPIPSGKRVIFVTLEDGSGLVDLAFFEDSHATCAHTVFHSGLLLVRGVVEERGPRRTVVGQAAWDLEEVATTRRDLGPEAALGLLGRTTPAPTPVRGDSTPGAGRTLEDGTAGAKLNAWSDLRPAGSGSADLRRLGHRSPGSAG encoded by the coding sequence ATGGCTGTTTTCACGCATCTCCACGTCGCTTCCGGGTTCTCCGCCCGCTACGGCGCCTCGCATCCGCAGGATCTGGTGCGCCGGGCGGCTGAGCTCGGCATGGGTGCGCTCGCGCTGACTGATCGGGACAGTGTCACCGGCGCCGTGCGGCACGCGAAGGCGTGCCTGAGCGCCGGGATACGCCCGATCTTCGGGGTGGATCTCGCTGTCCCGGCGTTCGACACGGCAAAGGCTCCTCGCCGCTCGCGCACACCGGTCCGCGGTGGTGGGCACGTGGCGGAGCCGCGCCTGAGGATCACGCTGCTGGCAGGCTCCGTGAGCGGGTGGGCGCGTATCTGCCGTCTCGTCTCCGCGGCCTACGCACGTCCGGTCGACGGCTTTCCGGTCGCCTCGTGGGAGGCGCTGCGGGAGGGCTTGGGCGAGGATGTGGTGGCGATCCTCGGGCCGGCCTCCGAGCCTGTACGCGCGCTGGCCGCCGGGCGGCCGGACGTCGCGGAGAGGCTGCTCGTCCCGTGGCGGGAGATCGCGGGTCAGGGACTTCTCCGGCTGGAGGCGGTCGCCTACGGCCTGCCCGGGCTGGGCGCGGGATCGGTGCGGCTGGCCGCGCACACCCTTGCTCTGGGCGACCGGCTCGGCATCCCGACGGTGCTCACCAATGCGGTGCGGTACGAGCGGCGCGAGCAGCACCGCCTGGCCGACGTGCTGGACGCCGCCCGGCTGCTGCGCCCGATCTCGCGGCGTGGAGCGCTCGACCCGGGCGAGCGGTATCTGAAGTCCGGAGCCGAGATGGACGAGGTGGCGGAGCAGGTGGCCGCGGCCGCGAGCGCCCCGGCCGGTCGAGGGCGGCGTCTGATCGAGGAGACGGCGGCTACGGCCGAGCAGTGCACGGTGGACCCGGTGCGCGACCTCGGCCTGGGGCGGGCGCACTTTCCCGAGCCGCACGTAGCGGGAGCCGGCACCCGGCCGGGGGACGGGATGCGGTTGCTGCGGCAGCGCAGCGAGGCCGGGATGACCGCCCGCGGTCTCGACCGGGACGTGCGGGCGATGGATCGCCTCGGCTACGAGCTCGGGGTGATCGAGCGCCTCGGATACGAGGCGTACTTCCTCGCGGTGGCCCAGGTCGTCGCGGACGTACGGTCCATGGGGATCCGGGTCGCGGCCCGCGGCTCCGGTGCCGGGTCCATGGTCAACCACAGCCTGTTCATCGCCACGGCCAACCCGCTCTCGCACCGGCTCCTGTTCGAACGCTTTCTCAGCGAGCGCCGTACCGCCCTGCCGGACATCGACCTCGATGTCGAGTCGGACCGGCGCCTGGAGGTCTACGACCGGATCTTCGAACGGTTCGGCTCCGAGCGCGTGGCGGTCACCGGGATGCCGGAGACCTACCGTGCCCGTCACGCCCTGCGCGATACGGGGCTCGCGCTCGGGATCCGCCCGCAGACCGTCGACAGGATCGCCAAGAGCTTTCCGCACATCCGCGCGTGCGACATCGGCTCCGCCCTGTCCGAGCTGCCCGAACTGCGGCAGCTCGCGGCCGAGGCCGACCAGTACGGTCCGCTGTGGGAGCTGGCCGAGGGCCTGGACGCCCTGCCGCGCGGCTTCGCCATGCACCCGTGCGGCGTGATCCTCTCCGACGCGAGCCTGCTCGGCCGCCTCCCGGTGCAGCCCGCTCCGGGAGGCGCGTATCCGACGGTGCAGGCCGACAAGCACGATGTCGAAGACCTCGGCCTGCTGAAGCTCGATGTCCTCGGCGTGCGCATGCAGTCGGCGATGGCGCACTCGGTCGCCGAGATCCGTCGCACCACAGGCCGGCACATCGACCTCGACAGTCCCGACCACGTCGACCTCGCCGACGAGCCCACCTTCGAACTGATCCGCAGCACCAAGGTGCTGGGCTGCTTCCAACTGGAGAGCCCAGGACAGCAGGATCTCATCGCGAGACTCCAGCCACGGCACATGCAGGACGTGATCGCCGACATCAGCCTCTTCAGGCCCGGCCCGGTCGCCGGGGGCATGCCCGCGAAATTCATCGCCGCCCGGCACGGGGCCGAGGAGCCTCGATATCCCCACCCCGACCTTGTGCCGATCATGGACGACACGTACGGGGTGGTGATCTGGCACGAGCAGATCATGATGATCCTGGCCACGATGACCGGCTGCGACCGTGCTGCCGCGGACGTCGCACGCCGCGCCCTCGCCGACGCCGGGCGGCTGCCGAAGGTGGAGGCGTGGTTTCGCCGCTGCGCCGGCGAGCGCGGCTACACCCCGGACGTGATCGGCGAAGTCTGGGACATCGTCAAGGAGTTCGGGGCGTACGGATTCTGCCGCGCGCACGCCGTGGCCTTCGCGGTCCCGGCCGTCCAGTCGGCGTGGCTCAAAACGCACTACCCCGCCGCGTTCTTCGCCGGGCTGCTCCAGCACGATCCCGGCATGTGGGCGCCCCGCGTCCTGGTCCAGGACGCGAAGCAGTTCGGCGTGGCGATCCTGCCGGTCGACGTCAACACCTCCCGCAGCGCACACAGCGTCGAGCCGACCGCGAACGGCTGGGGCGTACGGCTCGCGTTGTCCACGGTGCGCGGGATCACCGAGGCGGAGAGCGCCCGCATCGAGGCCGGGCAGCCGTACGCCGGACTGCAGGATCTGTGGCTGCGCGCCCGCCCGTCCCTGCCTCTCGCCCAGCGCCTCATCAAGATCGGAGCGCTCGCTCCGCTGCAAGGCGGGCTGACCCGGCGGGATCTGCTGTTGCAGGCCACCGAGCTGCACCGCTCCGCACGCAACCGGACCACGATCGACGGCCAACTGCCGCTCGGCGACGAGACGCACGCGGGTGAGCCGGCCGGGCTGCCCGAGATGACCGGCCGCGACGTGACGAGTGCCGAGATCGACGTGCTCTCCATCGACGTCAGCCGTCATCTGCTCGAACACCACCACCGCCTGCTCGCCGAGCTCGGCGCGACCGACGCCCACCACGTGCAGGCGATGCACCGCGGACAGCAGGTGCTGGTCGCCGGCGTGCGGGCATCGACCCAGACGCCGCCGATCCCGTCCGGCAAGAGGGTCATCTTCGTGACCCTGGAGGACGGCTCCGGCCTCGTGGACCTCGCGTTCTTCGAGGACTCCCACGCCACCTGCGCGCACACGGTCTTCCACTCCGGCCTGCTCCTGGTCCGCGGAGTCGTCGAGGAACGCGGCCCCCGGCGTACCGTGGTCGGGCAGGCGGCCTGGGACCTCGAGGAAGTCGCCACCACCCGCCGCGACCTGGGCCCCGAAGCCGCTCTCGGCCTGCTCGGCCGCACCACACCCGCCCCCACGCCTGTCCGCGGTGACAGCACGCCGGGTGCGGGCCGGACCCTCGAAGACGGAACGGCCGGGGCGAAGCTCAACGCCTGGAGCGATCTGCGGCCCGCCGGGTCCGGCTCCGCCGACCTGCGGCGCCTGGGACACCGGTCTCCCGGCTCGGCGGGGTGA
- a CDS encoding DNA polymerase Y family protein, translating to MSAMTTRARSILRIQLHDLGPAGQETYEQALTLLRDLTPLVQALPPDAADLDVTGALRFFDRDTGGLAAMAALRLAAHLGLRATIGAGPNRMLAAMAADTTAPGQVTVVAPSPRAVAEFLHPKPVGALYGVGPATARTLGEYGLHRIGDLLDVPLLTLQRILGKATAVTLSQRARGLDARPVTSEAAPKSTGCSHEFSHDELDPAAHRRALLDLCERLGLRLRTTGQVAARLALSISYADGATTQRSRTLEEYTAHTPALGAAAYDLYSRFGLQRARVRTITVRADLTDAQYAVQQLLLDPADGKRRRIEQAADRARARFGDQAIRPGTLARPRW from the coding sequence GTGAGCGCCATGACCACCCGAGCCCGGAGCATCCTGCGCATTCAGCTCCACGACCTCGGCCCGGCCGGCCAGGAGACGTACGAGCAGGCCCTCACGCTGCTGCGTGATCTCACCCCGCTGGTGCAGGCCCTCCCGCCGGACGCCGCCGACCTCGACGTCACCGGTGCCCTGCGGTTCTTCGACCGGGACACCGGTGGCCTGGCGGCCATGGCCGCACTCCGCCTGGCCGCACACCTCGGGCTACGGGCGACGATCGGCGCCGGCCCGAATCGGATGCTGGCCGCGATGGCGGCCGACACGACCGCTCCTGGTCAGGTCACCGTCGTCGCCCCGAGCCCCCGGGCAGTCGCCGAGTTCCTCCATCCCAAGCCTGTCGGCGCCCTCTACGGGGTCGGCCCGGCCACCGCCCGTACGCTCGGGGAGTACGGCCTCCACCGCATCGGCGACCTTCTCGACGTTCCGCTGCTGACGCTGCAGCGCATCCTCGGCAAGGCCACTGCCGTGACGCTGTCGCAACGGGCCCGCGGCCTGGACGCGCGCCCGGTCACCTCCGAGGCGGCGCCCAAGTCCACCGGTTGCTCCCACGAGTTCAGCCACGACGAGCTCGACCCCGCCGCACACCGCCGGGCCCTGCTCGACCTCTGTGAACGTCTCGGGCTCCGGCTGCGCACCACTGGCCAGGTCGCCGCGCGGCTCGCGCTGAGCATCTCGTACGCCGACGGCGCCACGACGCAGCGCTCGCGCACGCTGGAGGAGTACACCGCTCACACACCGGCACTCGGCGCTGCCGCGTACGACCTGTATTCCCGCTTCGGGCTGCAGCGCGCCCGTGTCCGCACGATCACCGTTCGCGCGGACCTCACCGATGCCCAGTACGCCGTCCAGCAGTTGCTCCTGGACCCGGCGGACGGCAAACGGCGCCGCATCGAGCAAGCCGCCGACCGGGCGCGGGCCCGCTTCGGCGATCAGGCGATCCGCCCGGGCACCCTCGCCCGGCCGCGGTGGTGA
- a CDS encoding esterase/lipase family protein, with amino-acid sequence MSETSEPNVGAFTLGGPLTAEPAGTVEVPEHEEWPLPNGFAWVFPGEGNQGGLVRPVIMADGFNLGRSKLDVLYHGLESGSFPFISELRRRGRDVILLGFEERSASILDNAEAAVAAILRATAEQVGDTRLVVGGFSMGGIVTRYALAKLETQRMDHRTALYFSYDSPHRGASIPVGVQAFSHFIPFPNDFARQMNSPAARQMLWQHYDKDTEKITVAPERTEFLDALDRVGGWPQIPMKIAVANGRADGIGLPDVKPGEVALRIDRIYPGTTFYTQAQGDDVTAAYLNRRFPKAEQTVTTNGFPELDGAPGGTLHTYKILSGAMEKLGGKIDLRHEDVCFVPTVSAVAIRDIEKQDDLYANVGDLDPQESELDDFLCSSTTTAHTGITEELCTWILDRLPS; translated from the coding sequence ATGTCAGAGACGTCCGAGCCTAATGTCGGTGCCTTCACCCTCGGCGGCCCGCTCACCGCTGAACCGGCCGGGACCGTCGAGGTACCGGAGCACGAGGAATGGCCCCTGCCGAACGGCTTCGCCTGGGTCTTCCCCGGCGAGGGCAACCAGGGCGGCCTCGTCCGGCCCGTGATCATGGCCGACGGCTTCAACCTCGGCCGGAGCAAGCTCGACGTGCTCTACCACGGGCTGGAGAGCGGCAGCTTCCCGTTCATCAGCGAGCTGCGCCGTCGCGGCAGGGACGTGATCCTCCTCGGCTTCGAGGAGCGCAGCGCGTCGATCCTGGACAACGCGGAGGCGGCGGTGGCCGCCATCCTGCGGGCGACGGCCGAGCAGGTGGGCGACACCCGTCTCGTCGTCGGCGGATTCAGCATGGGAGGCATCGTCACCCGCTACGCACTCGCCAAGCTCGAAACGCAGCGGATGGATCACAGGACCGCGCTGTACTTCTCCTACGACAGCCCGCACCGCGGCGCTTCCATCCCCGTCGGCGTGCAGGCGTTCTCCCACTTCATCCCCTTCCCGAACGACTTCGCGCGGCAGATGAACAGCCCGGCCGCGCGGCAGATGCTGTGGCAGCACTACGACAAGGACACCGAGAAGATCACGGTCGCCCCGGAGCGCACGGAGTTCCTCGACGCCCTGGACCGGGTCGGCGGCTGGCCGCAGATCCCGATGAAGATCGCCGTGGCCAACGGCCGCGCCGACGGCATCGGTCTGCCGGACGTGAAGCCCGGCGAGGTCGCGCTGCGCATCGACCGGATCTACCCCGGCACCACCTTCTACACCCAGGCCCAGGGCGACGACGTGACGGCCGCGTACCTGAACCGCAGGTTCCCCAAGGCCGAGCAGACCGTCACGACCAACGGCTTCCCGGAACTGGACGGCGCGCCGGGCGGAACCCTGCACACGTACAAGATCCTCTCCGGGGCGATGGAGAAGCTCGGCGGCAAGATCGACCTGCGCCACGAGGACGTCTGCTTCGTCCCCACGGTCAGCGCGGTCGCGATCCGCGACATCGAGAAGCAGGACGACCTGTACGCGAACGTCGGTGACCTGGACCCGCAGGAGAGCGAACTCGACGACTTCCTCTGCTCGTCCACGACCACCGCGCACACGGGCATCACCGAGGAGCTGTGCACCTGGATCCTGGACCGGCTCCCCAGCTGA
- a CDS encoding GbsR/MarR family transcriptional regulator, giving the protein MDERRKESRVDGDDETAVSRFVEHFAAQLVQAGMARMPARVFAALLSSERGVLTSAELSEQLKISPAAVSGAVRYLAQVNMVSREREPGSRRERYRVQGDQWYVALLNRDTILKNWQATMQEGVDQFGLDTPQGRRISDTLEFFRFLEEELGSMMQRWAAHRAEHLGG; this is encoded by the coding sequence ATGGATGAGCGGCGGAAAGAGAGCCGCGTGGACGGCGACGACGAGACGGCGGTCTCCCGGTTCGTGGAGCACTTCGCCGCCCAGCTGGTCCAGGCGGGCATGGCGCGCATGCCGGCCAGGGTCTTCGCCGCCCTGCTCTCGTCGGAGCGGGGAGTGCTCACCTCCGCGGAGCTGAGCGAGCAGCTGAAGATCAGCCCGGCGGCCGTGTCGGGAGCCGTCCGCTATCTCGCCCAGGTCAACATGGTCAGCCGCGAGCGGGAGCCCGGGTCCCGGCGTGAGCGCTATCGCGTGCAGGGCGACCAGTGGTACGTGGCGTTGCTGAATCGGGACACCATCCTGAAGAACTGGCAGGCCACGATGCAGGAGGGCGTTGACCAGTTCGGCCTCGACACCCCGCAGGGACGCCGGATCAGCGACACCCTGGAGTTCTTCCGGTTCCTGGAGGAGGAACTCGGGTCGATGATGCAGCGTTGGGCGGCACACCGGGCCGAACACCTCGGCGGCTGA
- a CDS encoding ABC transporter ATP-binding protein: MKKAITVAGLHKSFGRTHALAGLDLSVEAGEVHGFLGPNGAGKSTTIRILLGLLRADSGGAQLLGKDPWKDAVELHRRLAYVPGDVELWPGLTGGEAIDLLAKLRGGLDRRRRDELIKRFDLDPVKKGRAYSKGNRQKVAIVAALASDAELLLLDEPTAGLDPLMEVVFQDVILQAKAAGKTVLLSSHILAQVEKLCDRVSIVRRGRTVQSGTLGEMRHLTRTTVEAETERPATGLDALPGVHGLRVLDRRVNFAVDGAHLDATLRRLGEFGIRSLTSHPPTLEELMLRHYGDELASNGRTGTGEPTPSDGPPSTSTGGKGGVPR; the protein is encoded by the coding sequence ATGAAGAAGGCCATCACCGTCGCCGGGCTGCACAAGTCGTTCGGCCGGACGCACGCCCTCGCCGGCCTCGACCTCTCCGTCGAAGCGGGCGAGGTCCACGGCTTCCTCGGACCCAACGGGGCCGGCAAGTCCACGACGATCCGCATCCTGCTGGGGCTGCTGCGCGCCGACTCCGGCGGGGCCCAACTCCTCGGCAAGGACCCGTGGAAGGACGCGGTCGAGCTGCACCGGCGCCTCGCCTACGTCCCCGGGGACGTGGAGCTGTGGCCGGGCCTCACCGGAGGAGAGGCCATCGACCTGCTGGCGAAGCTGCGCGGCGGCCTCGACCGGCGGCGGCGCGACGAACTCATCAAACGGTTCGACCTCGATCCGGTCAAGAAGGGCCGCGCCTACTCCAAGGGCAACCGGCAGAAGGTCGCCATCGTCGCCGCGCTCGCCTCCGACGCCGAACTGCTCCTCCTCGACGAGCCCACGGCCGGCCTCGACCCCCTGATGGAGGTCGTCTTCCAGGACGTCATCCTCCAGGCGAAGGCGGCGGGGAAGACCGTGCTGCTCTCCAGCCACATCCTGGCCCAGGTCGAGAAGCTCTGCGACCGCGTCAGCATCGTCCGCCGGGGCCGCACCGTACAGTCGGGCACGCTCGGCGAGATGCGCCACCTCACGCGTACGACCGTCGAGGCCGAGACCGAGCGCCCGGCCACCGGACTCGACGCCCTGCCCGGTGTGCACGGACTGAGAGTGCTGGACCGGAGAGTGAACTTCGCCGTGGACGGAGCACACCTCGACGCCACGCTCCGCAGGCTCGGAGAGTTCGGCATCCGGAGCCTGACCAGCCACCCGCCGACGCTCGAAGAGCTGATGCTGCGTCACTACGGCGACGAGCTCGCGTCCAACGGACGTACGGGGACCGGCGAACCCACCCCCTCCGACGGGCCCCCCTCCACCTCCACCGGCGGAAAGGGCGGCGTCCCCCGATGA
- a CDS encoding ABC transporter permease codes for MTSTVAPLDAPGRPAPTRAASVAFTGTGTLVRFGLRRDRVRMSVWLLALTLGTLATASQYKALYSTPEERATAVGSMDSPAALAMTGPRHYLSDYTAGAMLGHQLLGFMAVLVGLMSILIVTRHTRDEEETGRAELVRSTVVGHHAHLASALALAVVANLALALLLALGLTASGIDGIGPGGALLYGFTHAAIGLVFAGTAAITAQITAHTRGASGMALAAIGAAYVLRASGDVGNDALSWLSPIGWTQRTYVFVDDRWWPLALCLSLAALTAAYGFVLSTRRDVGAGLRAARLGRRTASDALTRPFGFALRLHRATLLGFGAGLCLMGVMYGSILGEAADMVKDIEQVQEALAEIGGSTVAESFASMVMVVVAVVAAVYVVMAALRPRAEESAGRAEPLLATGLSRNRWLGSHVAVALAGGTALLVIAGLGFGLSGAASAGDGGLVLDLVQAAAAYAPALWVTVGVAVLLFGWFPRAGAAAWIVPVYAFLVGYLGPILQLPGWMENLSPFGHVPRLPAAGMSWTPLLALTAVAAGLILLGLMGFRRRDLETK; via the coding sequence ATGACCAGCACCGTCGCGCCGCTCGACGCCCCCGGAAGGCCCGCGCCCACCAGGGCCGCCTCCGTCGCCTTCACCGGTACCGGGACCCTGGTCCGGTTCGGACTGCGCCGTGACCGCGTCCGCATGTCCGTATGGCTGCTCGCCCTCACCCTGGGCACGCTGGCCACGGCGTCCCAGTACAAGGCGCTGTACTCCACTCCCGAAGAACGCGCCACCGCCGTCGGCTCCATGGACAGCCCGGCCGCGCTCGCCATGACCGGCCCTCGTCATTATCTCTCCGACTACACCGCCGGAGCGATGCTCGGCCACCAGCTGCTCGGCTTCATGGCCGTCCTGGTGGGTCTGATGAGCATCCTGATCGTCACCCGCCACACCCGCGACGAGGAGGAGACCGGCCGCGCCGAACTGGTCCGCTCCACCGTCGTCGGGCACCACGCTCACCTCGCCTCCGCACTGGCGCTCGCCGTCGTGGCCAACCTCGCGCTCGCCCTGCTGCTGGCCCTGGGTCTCACCGCGTCGGGCATCGACGGAATCGGCCCCGGCGGGGCGCTGCTGTACGGCTTCACCCACGCCGCGATCGGGCTCGTCTTCGCCGGGACCGCCGCGATCACCGCACAGATCACGGCGCACACCCGGGGCGCCTCGGGCATGGCGCTCGCGGCGATCGGCGCCGCCTACGTGCTGCGGGCCTCCGGCGACGTGGGCAACGACGCCCTGTCCTGGCTGAGCCCGATCGGCTGGACCCAGCGCACCTACGTCTTCGTCGACGACCGGTGGTGGCCGTTGGCGCTCTGCCTGTCCCTCGCCGCGCTGACCGCGGCGTACGGATTCGTCCTGAGCACCCGACGCGATGTCGGCGCGGGCCTGCGCGCCGCGCGGCTCGGCCGGCGCACGGCGTCCGACGCCCTCACCCGGCCCTTCGGCTTCGCCCTGCGGCTGCACCGGGCGACCCTGCTGGGTTTCGGCGCCGGGCTGTGCCTGATGGGCGTCATGTACGGCTCGATCCTCGGCGAGGCGGCCGACATGGTGAAGGACATCGAACAGGTCCAGGAGGCGCTGGCGGAGATCGGCGGCAGCACCGTGGCCGAGTCGTTCGCGTCCATGGTGATGGTGGTCGTCGCGGTGGTCGCCGCCGTGTACGTGGTGATGGCCGCGCTGCGACCGCGCGCCGAGGAGAGCGCCGGCCGCGCCGAACCGCTCCTGGCCACCGGCCTCTCCCGGAACCGCTGGCTCGGAAGCCACGTGGCCGTCGCGCTGGCCGGCGGCACCGCGCTGCTGGTCATCGCCGGGCTGGGCTTCGGCCTCTCGGGCGCGGCGTCGGCGGGGGACGGGGGCCTGGTCCTCGACCTGGTCCAAGCGGCCGCCGCGTACGCCCCCGCCCTCTGGGTGACCGTCGGCGTGGCCGTCCTGCTCTTCGGCTGGTTCCCGCGTGCGGGGGCGGCGGCGTGGATCGTGCCCGTGTACGCGTTCCTCGTCGGGTACCTGGGGCCGATCCTCCAGCTCCCGGGCTGGATGGAGAACCTGTCGCCCTTCGGCCATGTGCCGCGACTCCCGGCCGCCGGGATGAGCTGGACCCCACTGCTCGCGCTGACCGCCGTCGCCGCCGGACTGATCCTGCTGGGGCTGATGGGTTTCCGCCGCCGGGACCTGGAGACCAAGTGA
- a CDS encoding molybdopterin-dependent oxidoreductase translates to MPERRRIRSLADPFRAPRTPADPAFWRSPVRGVRFTAVLGVILLAGLTLLFVTGLLSYAAYNPDLNRVNDKTPGKGWLGFYLFSWPTGPHWLYRLTQGLHVTVGIVLVPVLLAKLWSVVPRLFALPPARSVGHALERISLLLLVGGALFEFLTGLLNIQLDYLFPGSFYTLHFYGAWVFLAGFVTHVALKTPQAVRVLRGGIPRGGPDTLAAPDPLPATLSRRGALALVGAGSLLLLVTSAGRSFDGPLRRIALLTPRGGTDPGAGPNAFQINKTAAAVRIRPADTGERWRLTVRGPAGEFRFSRAELLAMEQHGAALPIACVEGWSTSDQRWRGVRLSDLAALAGYPGRPPGVFVESLQRSGSFRKAALRDNQVRDGRSLLALEVNGAPLSPDHGYPARIIVPAVPGVLNTKWVETLTFGEL, encoded by the coding sequence ATGCCCGAACGCCGTCGCATCCGCTCCCTGGCCGACCCCTTCCGCGCCCCGCGCACCCCTGCCGACCCGGCATTCTGGCGCAGCCCCGTGCGGGGAGTGCGCTTCACCGCCGTGCTCGGCGTCATCCTGCTCGCCGGACTCACCCTGCTGTTCGTCACCGGTCTGCTCTCGTACGCGGCCTACAACCCCGACCTGAACCGGGTCAACGACAAGACCCCGGGCAAGGGGTGGCTCGGCTTCTACCTGTTCTCCTGGCCGACCGGCCCGCACTGGCTCTACCGGCTGACCCAGGGCCTGCACGTCACCGTCGGCATCGTGCTCGTGCCCGTCCTGCTCGCCAAGCTCTGGTCCGTGGTCCCCCGGCTCTTCGCGCTGCCGCCCGCCCGCTCCGTGGGCCATGCCCTGGAGCGGATCTCGCTGCTGCTGCTCGTGGGCGGGGCGCTGTTCGAGTTCCTCACCGGACTGCTCAACATCCAGCTGGACTACCTCTTCCCCGGGTCGTTCTACACCCTGCACTTCTACGGGGCCTGGGTCTTCCTCGCCGGGTTCGTCACCCATGTGGCGCTCAAGACGCCCCAGGCCGTACGGGTGTTGCGAGGCGGCATCCCGCGCGGCGGACCGGACACCCTCGCCGCCCCCGACCCGCTGCCCGCCACCCTGTCCCGGCGCGGCGCACTGGCCCTCGTGGGGGCCGGTTCGCTCCTTCTGCTGGTCACCTCGGCCGGTCGCAGTTTCGACGGGCCGCTGCGCCGCATCGCGCTCCTCACCCCGCGCGGCGGCACCGACCCGGGGGCCGGCCCGAACGCCTTCCAGATCAACAAGACCGCCGCCGCCGTACGGATCAGGCCCGCCGACACCGGTGAGCGCTGGCGGCTGACGGTACGGGGGCCGGCCGGGGAGTTCCGCTTCTCCCGGGCCGAGCTGCTGGCCATGGAACAGCACGGCGCCGCGCTCCCGATCGCCTGCGTGGAGGGCTGGTCGACCTCGGACCAGCGGTGGCGCGGAGTGCGGCTCTCCGACCTGGCGGCGCTCGCCGGATACCCGGGCCGGCCGCCGGGCGTGTTCGTCGAGTCGCTCCAGCGCAGCGGCTCGTTCCGCAAGGCCGCACTCCGCGACAACCAGGTCCGCGACGGCCGCTCGCTGCTGGCGCTGGAGGTGAACGGCGCACCGCTGTCGCCCGACCACGGCTACCCGGCCAGGATCATCGTCCCCGCCGTGCCCGGGGTGCTGAACACCAAGTGGGTCGAGACCCTGACGTTCGGAGAGCTGTGA